The genomic stretch CTGGTCTACTACGAAGCGCACGGCTGCGCCGAGACCGCAATCGTGCGGGAGAAGCAGCTGAAGAAGCGGCGCCGCGCCTGGAAGATGGCAAATTGCGTCCCTTTCGGCCATGGGCCTCGGCCTGACAGTACACAGTACTGTCAGACTGGTGAGGATTTGCCCGGTCGGCTGCACGTTACCCACAGATTTGTCGCACACCCTCGCCCGGGCTTGCTTGAACCACGGCTGGCTATCGCGACCGCCATTGACTACGCTGGCATCCGCAGAGGGCGTGCGTATGCTGCGTGAACTGGACAATGATCTCTGGGTGGTAGAGCGGCCGCAGCGGTTCTACGGGCTCGAGGTCGGGACGCGTATGTCCGTGATCCGGCTCACCGATGGCAGCCTGCTGCTGCACTCGCCGGTGGCGCTCTCGCCTGAGCTTGGTCGCGAGCTCGATGCGCGCGGAGCGGTTCGCTTCGTGGTCGCACCGAACCGCTTTCATCACCTCTATGCCGGCGAGGTGCAGCGGGCCTACCCGCAGGCGCGGCTGTGGGTGGCGCCCGGGCTGGAGCGTAAGCGACCCGACCTGAGGATCTCGGGCGTCCTGGGCGACGGCGCCCCGGAACAGTGGCGCGGCGAGGTGGATCAGGTCTTCTTTCGCGGGCGGCCGTTCGAGAACGAAGTGGCCTTTTTCCACCGCGCCAGCCGCACGCTGTTGTTGTGTGACCTCGCCTTCAATTTCGGGCGCAGCGCGGCACCGCTGACGCGACTGCTGATGTCGGTGCTGCAGCGGCGCGGCGGCTTCGGACCCTCGCGGCTGGACCCGCTTCTCATTCGTGATCGCACCGCCGCGCGCGCGAGCCTCGCGGCTATCCTGGCGTGGGACTTCGATCGCGTCGTGGTCGCCCACGGTGACGTACTCGAGCGCGGCGGCCACGCCGCGTTACGCGCCGGCTACGCCTGGCTGGAAGGGTAGGGCAGCGCTTGAATCTGCCGGGGCTAGACCTTGTAACGCTGCAGTAACTGGCGCGCG from Deltaproteobacteria bacterium encodes the following:
- a CDS encoding DUF4336 domain-containing protein — its product is MLRELDNDLWVVERPQRFYGLEVGTRMSVIRLTDGSLLLHSPVALSPELGRELDARGAVRFVVAPNRFHHLYAGEVQRAYPQARLWVAPGLERKRPDLRISGVLGDGAPEQWRGEVDQVFFRGRPFENEVAFFHRASRTLLLCDLAFNFGRSAAPLTRLLMSVLQRRGGFGPSRLDPLLIRDRTAARASLAAILAWDFDRVVVAHGDVLERGGHAALRAGYAWLEG